Proteins found in one Prochlorococcus marinus XMU1405 genomic segment:
- a CDS encoding DUF3303 domain-containing protein, translating into MQRYLISYEFTDGEDQEEGAEMLINWYESGGPQNRPENYEVHSWIFMVQNGIGHSVVSADSLETIWKQWHPWRRLMDISIQPCMDLDETVGLFKKQKMNTRIV; encoded by the coding sequence ATGCAAAGGTATTTGATTTCCTACGAATTTACTGATGGTGAGGATCAAGAAGAAGGGGCAGAAATGCTAATTAATTGGTATGAATCAGGTGGTCCCCAAAACAGACCTGAAAACTATGAGGTTCATTCTTGGATTTTTATGGTTCAAAATGGGATTGGACATTCTGTAGTAAGTGCAGATTCTCTTGAGACAATTTGGAAGCAATGGCATCCCTGGAGAAGGTTAATGGATATAAGTATTCAGCCGTGTATGGATCTTGATGAGACAGTTGGATTATTCAAAAAACAAAAAATGAATACACGGATAGTCTAA